A section of the Brachyhypopomus gauderio isolate BG-103 chromosome 13, BGAUD_0.2, whole genome shotgun sequence genome encodes:
- the LOC143473708 gene encoding putative 2-ketogluconate reductase isoform X1, with protein sequence MLSFRLKIRLINHFCWYKQSIQRLAQFSSTNPQDEKTQTIMEKPCILATTLGPLGIYPCFAPCIEKHFKIITYENFCEKKEDFADKIQAVFVWAHTLKVDVSLLKCLTKLKVVVNGGVGVDHLDIPLINSFGVTVCNTPGIVDNATADMGMALILASARKIMEGYNFSKYRESEPYLPESSLGNDVSGSTLGIIGMGRIGYKVAKRARGFDMKVLYHNRNRRSEEEEKAVGAEYCEEIGDLLQMSDFVILVVNLSPHTHHLIGAKELALMKPSSTLVNISRGLVVDQEALVDALQRKAIRAAALDVTYPEPLPRDHPLLSLPNVIVLPHMGTHTVETIQAMVEMMVSNALAAIRGEQPPHEVKTMATS encoded by the exons ATGCTATCTTTTCGTTTAAAAATACGACTGATTAACCATTTCTGTTGGTATAAACAGTCTATTCAGCGTCTTGCACAGTTCAGTTCCACAAACCCACAGGACGAAAAGACCCAAACG ATCATGGAGAAACCGTGTATATTGGCTACCACGCTGGGACCTTTGGGCATCTACCCGTGTTTTGCGCCATGCATCGAGAAGCATTTCAAAATAATCACCTATGAGAACTTTTGTGAGAAAAAAGAGGACTTCGCAGACAAGATCCAAGCTGTCTTTGTGTGGGCCCACACCTTAAAAGTTGACGTTAGCCTCTTAAAGTGCTTGACCAAACTGAAAGTTGTAGTGAACGGTGGTGTGGGAGTGGACCATCTCGATATTCCTCTGATCAACAGCTTTGGGGTGACGGTGTGCAACACTCCGGGGATTGTTGACAATGCCACAGCAGACATGGGCATGGCATTGATTTTAGCATCTGCCAGGAAAATTATGGAAG GGTATAACTTTTCCAAGTACCGTGAATCAGAACCATATTTGCCCGAGTCATCTTTGGGCAACGATGTTAGTGGTTCCACGCTGGGTATCATTGGAATGGGAAGAATAGGGTATAAGGTTGCCAAAAGGGCGCGGGGGTTTGACATGAAAGTCCTGTACCACAACAGGAACCGCAG gagcgaggaggaggagaaggccgTGGGAGCGGAGTATTGTGAGGAGATCGGGGACCTGCTGCAGATGTCCGACTTCGTCATACTGGTGGTGAATCTGTCTCCTCACACGCACCATCTCATTGGTGCTAAAGAACTGGCCCTGATGAAGCCCAGCAGCACTCTCGTTAACATCAGCAGAG GCTTGGTTGTGGATCAGGAAGCCTTGGTAGATGCCCTCCAGAGGAAAGCCATACGCGCTGCAGCGCTGGACGTCACATACCCAGAGCCTCTCCCCAG AGATCATCCCTTACTCTCGCTGCCGAACGTGATCGTCTTACCTCACATGGGAACACACACGGTGGAGACCATTCAGGCCATGGTGGAGATGATGGTCAGCAATGCTCTGGCTGCTATCCGTGGAGAACAACCTCCCCATGAAGTAAAGACTATGGCCACATCTTAG
- the pard6ga gene encoding par-6 family cell polarity regulator gamma a isoform X1 — protein sequence MIRSFSKSVSLRCCSAIEVKSKFGAEFRRFSLDRYEPGVFEDFRQLILRLHHLYHTEVFISYADVHGELLPINNDDNFIKAVSTTQPLLRIFLQQREEVDHDNISSDGVTRRKKSAVRAGGDVSHRRSRIQIGAPQNFRPVSSVIDVDILPECHRRVRLYHQGSDRPLGFYIRDGTTVRVTPGGVEKALGIFISRMVPGGLAESTGLLAVNDQVLEVNGIDVKGKSLDQVTDMMVANSYNLIITVKPANQHNNVRTRSSVTSDPKHVIDFKDSLSYPGLPVIMGAYVWAANGYDSDSDSDLVIERAISQSLQRFSPQMTPRHSHQVQDQCRRHGPTYSTASCRSQPCLNHVGYPGPRSSLHREKTLQQQYRSSPALKQSSPELRQSSPTLKQSSTALRQSSSALRQSSPALRQSSTALRQSSSALKQSSPALRQSSPALKQSSPALKQSSTALKQSSIALKQSSPALRQSSPALKQSSPALKQSSPAIRQSSATLKQSSPALRQSSPVLKQSSTAFRQSSATLKQSSPAIRQISSSTHDILGSLHSDLRQQLMVPYGAMEEDGIVIIL from the exons ATGATCCGGAGTTTCAGCAAGTCCGTATCTTTGCGCTGTTGCTCAGCCATCGAGGTAAAAAGCAAA TTCGGTGCAGAATTTAGAAGGTTTTCTCTCGATCGCTACGAGCCGGGAGTCTTCGAAGACTTTCGCCAGTTAATCCTGCGCTTACACCACTTGTATCACACGGAGGTCTTCATCAGCTATGCAGATGTCCATGGCGAGCTGCTGCCAATAAATAATGACGATAACTTCATCAAAGCTGTGTCTACCACCCAGCCGCTACTACGAATATTCCTTCAGCAGCGGG AGGAGGTTGACCATGATAACATCAGCTCAGATGGCGTAACAAGGCGAAAGAAGTCAGCTGTGAGAGCAGGCGGAGATGTCAGTCACAGAAGATCACGCATTCAGATCGGCGCTCCACAGAACTTCCGGCCCGTCTCTTCAGTAATTGATGTGGACATCTTGCCAGAATGCCACCGACGGGTTCGTCTGTACCACCAGGGCTCAGACAGGCCTCTGGGATTCTACATCCGTGACGGCACCACTGTCAGAGTCACCCCCGGTGGTGTGGAGAAGGCCCTGGGCATCTTCATTTCACGCATGGTTCCTGGAGGACTAGCAGAGAGCACGGGGCTGCTGGCCGTTAATGACCAGGTACTGGAAGTCAATGGCATTGATGTCAAGGGCAAGTCTCTAGATCAGGTGACGGACATGATGGTCGCTAACAGCTACAACCTGATCATCACCGTGAAACCAGCAAACCAGCACAACAATGTAAGGACTCGCAGCagcgtgacctctgaccctaaACACGTGATAGATTTCAAGGACTCTCTGAGTTACCCGGGGCTCCCTGTAATTATGGGAGCTTATGTATGGGCAGCTAATGGCTATGACAGCGACTCGGACTCAGACCTGGTCATTGAGAGAGCAATCAGCCAATCGCTGCAGCGTTTCAGTCCTCAGATGACCCCCCGCCACTCTCACCAGGTCCAGGATCAGTGCAGGCGCCATGGGCCCACATACTCCACAGCGTCCTGTCGCTCACAGCCATGTCTGAATCATGTCGGTTACCCTGGGCCCAGAAGCTCACTGCACAGGGAAAAGACCTTGCAGCAGCAGTATAGAAGCAGCCCAGCACTCAAACAGAGCAGCCCAGAACTCAGACAGAGCAGCCCAACACTcaaacagagcagcacagcactCAGACAGAGCAGCTCAGCGCTCAGACAGAGCAGCCCAGCGCTcagacagagcagcacagcactCAGACAGAGCAGCTCGGCGCTCAAACAGAGCAGCCCGGCGCTCAGACAGAGCAGCCCAGCACTCAAACAGAGCAGCCCAGCACTcaaacagagcagcacagcactCAAACAGAGCAGCATAGCACTCAAACAGAGCAGCCCAGCACTCAGACAGAGCAGCCCAGCACTCAAACAGAGCAGCCCAGCACTCAAACAGAGCAGCCCAGCAATCAGACAGAGCAGCGCAACACTCAAACAGAGCAGCCCAGCACTCAGACAGAGCAGCCCAGTGCTcaaacagagcagcacagcattCAGACAGAGCAGTGCAACACTCAAACAGAGCAGCCCAGCAATCAGACAGATCAGCTCCAGCACCCACGATATCCTCGGATCACTGCACTCAGACCTGCGGCAGCAGCTGATGGTGCCGTATGGGGCGATGGAGGAGGATGGAATAGTTATCATTCTGTGA
- the LOC143473708 gene encoding putative 2-ketogluconate reductase isoform X2: protein MTIMEKPCILATTLGPLGIYPCFAPCIEKHFKIITYENFCEKKEDFADKIQAVFVWAHTLKVDVSLLKCLTKLKVVVNGGVGVDHLDIPLINSFGVTVCNTPGIVDNATADMGMALILASARKIMEGYNFSKYRESEPYLPESSLGNDVSGSTLGIIGMGRIGYKVAKRARGFDMKVLYHNRNRRSEEEEKAVGAEYCEEIGDLLQMSDFVILVVNLSPHTHHLIGAKELALMKPSSTLVNISRGLVVDQEALVDALQRKAIRAAALDVTYPEPLPRDHPLLSLPNVIVLPHMGTHTVETIQAMVEMMVSNALAAIRGEQPPHEVKTMATS from the exons ATGACG ATCATGGAGAAACCGTGTATATTGGCTACCACGCTGGGACCTTTGGGCATCTACCCGTGTTTTGCGCCATGCATCGAGAAGCATTTCAAAATAATCACCTATGAGAACTTTTGTGAGAAAAAAGAGGACTTCGCAGACAAGATCCAAGCTGTCTTTGTGTGGGCCCACACCTTAAAAGTTGACGTTAGCCTCTTAAAGTGCTTGACCAAACTGAAAGTTGTAGTGAACGGTGGTGTGGGAGTGGACCATCTCGATATTCCTCTGATCAACAGCTTTGGGGTGACGGTGTGCAACACTCCGGGGATTGTTGACAATGCCACAGCAGACATGGGCATGGCATTGATTTTAGCATCTGCCAGGAAAATTATGGAAG GGTATAACTTTTCCAAGTACCGTGAATCAGAACCATATTTGCCCGAGTCATCTTTGGGCAACGATGTTAGTGGTTCCACGCTGGGTATCATTGGAATGGGAAGAATAGGGTATAAGGTTGCCAAAAGGGCGCGGGGGTTTGACATGAAAGTCCTGTACCACAACAGGAACCGCAG gagcgaggaggaggagaaggccgTGGGAGCGGAGTATTGTGAGGAGATCGGGGACCTGCTGCAGATGTCCGACTTCGTCATACTGGTGGTGAATCTGTCTCCTCACACGCACCATCTCATTGGTGCTAAAGAACTGGCCCTGATGAAGCCCAGCAGCACTCTCGTTAACATCAGCAGAG GCTTGGTTGTGGATCAGGAAGCCTTGGTAGATGCCCTCCAGAGGAAAGCCATACGCGCTGCAGCGCTGGACGTCACATACCCAGAGCCTCTCCCCAG AGATCATCCCTTACTCTCGCTGCCGAACGTGATCGTCTTACCTCACATGGGAACACACACGGTGGAGACCATTCAGGCCATGGTGGAGATGATGGTCAGCAATGCTCTGGCTGCTATCCGTGGAGAACAACCTCCCCATGAAGTAAAGACTATGGCCACATCTTAG
- the pard6ga gene encoding par-6 family cell polarity regulator gamma a isoform X2, with the protein MIRSFSKSVSLRCCSAIEFGAEFRRFSLDRYEPGVFEDFRQLILRLHHLYHTEVFISYADVHGELLPINNDDNFIKAVSTTQPLLRIFLQQREEVDHDNISSDGVTRRKKSAVRAGGDVSHRRSRIQIGAPQNFRPVSSVIDVDILPECHRRVRLYHQGSDRPLGFYIRDGTTVRVTPGGVEKALGIFISRMVPGGLAESTGLLAVNDQVLEVNGIDVKGKSLDQVTDMMVANSYNLIITVKPANQHNNVRTRSSVTSDPKHVIDFKDSLSYPGLPVIMGAYVWAANGYDSDSDSDLVIERAISQSLQRFSPQMTPRHSHQVQDQCRRHGPTYSTASCRSQPCLNHVGYPGPRSSLHREKTLQQQYRSSPALKQSSPELRQSSPTLKQSSTALRQSSSALRQSSPALRQSSTALRQSSSALKQSSPALRQSSPALKQSSPALKQSSTALKQSSIALKQSSPALRQSSPALKQSSPALKQSSPAIRQSSATLKQSSPALRQSSPVLKQSSTAFRQSSATLKQSSPAIRQISSSTHDILGSLHSDLRQQLMVPYGAMEEDGIVIIL; encoded by the exons ATGATCCGGAGTTTCAGCAAGTCCGTATCTTTGCGCTGTTGCTCAGCCATCGAG TTCGGTGCAGAATTTAGAAGGTTTTCTCTCGATCGCTACGAGCCGGGAGTCTTCGAAGACTTTCGCCAGTTAATCCTGCGCTTACACCACTTGTATCACACGGAGGTCTTCATCAGCTATGCAGATGTCCATGGCGAGCTGCTGCCAATAAATAATGACGATAACTTCATCAAAGCTGTGTCTACCACCCAGCCGCTACTACGAATATTCCTTCAGCAGCGGG AGGAGGTTGACCATGATAACATCAGCTCAGATGGCGTAACAAGGCGAAAGAAGTCAGCTGTGAGAGCAGGCGGAGATGTCAGTCACAGAAGATCACGCATTCAGATCGGCGCTCCACAGAACTTCCGGCCCGTCTCTTCAGTAATTGATGTGGACATCTTGCCAGAATGCCACCGACGGGTTCGTCTGTACCACCAGGGCTCAGACAGGCCTCTGGGATTCTACATCCGTGACGGCACCACTGTCAGAGTCACCCCCGGTGGTGTGGAGAAGGCCCTGGGCATCTTCATTTCACGCATGGTTCCTGGAGGACTAGCAGAGAGCACGGGGCTGCTGGCCGTTAATGACCAGGTACTGGAAGTCAATGGCATTGATGTCAAGGGCAAGTCTCTAGATCAGGTGACGGACATGATGGTCGCTAACAGCTACAACCTGATCATCACCGTGAAACCAGCAAACCAGCACAACAATGTAAGGACTCGCAGCagcgtgacctctgaccctaaACACGTGATAGATTTCAAGGACTCTCTGAGTTACCCGGGGCTCCCTGTAATTATGGGAGCTTATGTATGGGCAGCTAATGGCTATGACAGCGACTCGGACTCAGACCTGGTCATTGAGAGAGCAATCAGCCAATCGCTGCAGCGTTTCAGTCCTCAGATGACCCCCCGCCACTCTCACCAGGTCCAGGATCAGTGCAGGCGCCATGGGCCCACATACTCCACAGCGTCCTGTCGCTCACAGCCATGTCTGAATCATGTCGGTTACCCTGGGCCCAGAAGCTCACTGCACAGGGAAAAGACCTTGCAGCAGCAGTATAGAAGCAGCCCAGCACTCAAACAGAGCAGCCCAGAACTCAGACAGAGCAGCCCAACACTcaaacagagcagcacagcactCAGACAGAGCAGCTCAGCGCTCAGACAGAGCAGCCCAGCGCTcagacagagcagcacagcactCAGACAGAGCAGCTCGGCGCTCAAACAGAGCAGCCCGGCGCTCAGACAGAGCAGCCCAGCACTCAAACAGAGCAGCCCAGCACTcaaacagagcagcacagcactCAAACAGAGCAGCATAGCACTCAAACAGAGCAGCCCAGCACTCAGACAGAGCAGCCCAGCACTCAAACAGAGCAGCCCAGCACTCAAACAGAGCAGCCCAGCAATCAGACAGAGCAGCGCAACACTCAAACAGAGCAGCCCAGCACTCAGACAGAGCAGCCCAGTGCTcaaacagagcagcacagcattCAGACAGAGCAGTGCAACACTCAAACAGAGCAGCCCAGCAATCAGACAGATCAGCTCCAGCACCCACGATATCCTCGGATCACTGCACTCAGACCTGCGGCAGCAGCTGATGGTGCCGTATGGGGCGATGGAGGAGGATGGAATAGTTATCATTCTGTGA